A single region of the Mustela lutreola isolate mMusLut2 chromosome 2, mMusLut2.pri, whole genome shotgun sequence genome encodes:
- the IQCF6 gene encoding IQ domain-containing protein F6, which produces MDTQNSEKAAIKIQSWWRGIMVRRSLLHTALRAWVIQCWWRSVQAKMLEQRRRLALRLYTCQEWAVVKVQAQVRMWQARRRFLQARQAACVIQSHWRWHTSQTRGLIRGRYEVKASRLELDIEILLT; this is translated from the exons ATGGACACACAAAAT TCGGAGAAGGCAGCCATAAAGATTCAGTCATGGTGGCGTGGCATCATGGTGCGCCGGTCGCTACTGCATACAGCCCTCAGGGCCTGGGTCATCCAGTGCTGGTGGAGGTCGGTGCAGGCCAAGATGCTGGAGCAGAGACGGCGCCTGGCACTAAGACTCTACACCTGCCAGGAGTGGGCCGTGGTGAAGGTGCAGGCGCAGGTCCGAATGTGGCAGGCCCGCAGACGGTTTCTCCAGGCGCGCCAGGCGGCCTGCGTCATCCAGTCTCACTGGCGCTGGCACACCAGTCAAACCCGGGGCCTGATCCGGGGCCGCTATGAGGTCAAAGCCAGCCGGCTGGAGCTTGACATCGAAATCCTCTTGACCTAG